Proteins encoded by one window of Lepeophtheirus salmonis chromosome 10, UVic_Lsal_1.4, whole genome shotgun sequence:
- the LOC121125179 gene encoding glutamate carboxypeptidase 2-like, translating into MSFIDKFINSKLGQGIVVAILFFIVGLLIGLFVKPGHEIEMNKLTEDGFHKKKDGLIPEMLDKVKPDNIRQFLRMLTKEPHLAALERDKELLTWMEKTWTKDFELDKVDKVTYDVLLSYPNRTNPNKIRILNEQGEVVFESRHMETPLHEDDQHPNFIHAFNAYAPAGDVTGDLVYVNYGRVEDLQYLEKIGVSIEGKICISRYGKIYRGNRLKNCQDKGAKGVIMFSDPADVAVQGTKPENVYPNSIFLPGTGIQRGSTYIGSGDPFSPGWPSVPHSYRLKESEGLPKFLPSLLDMMMPRNYWKSWEARTLQKNGRAKLKECLISWEMPKKLGMKDIKSDLRSIIS; encoded by the exons ATGTCATTCATCGATAAGTTTATTAACTCAAAATTGGGTCAAGGCATTGTCGTTGCTATTTTGTTCTTCATTGTGGGGCTGCTTATTGGGTTATTTGTAAAACCGGGACATGAAATAGAGATGAATAAGCTCACAGAAGAtggatttcataaaaaaaaggatgggCTAATACCTGAAATGCTTGATAAAGTTAAGCCCGATAATATTCGACAATTCCTTCGAATGCTCACAAAAGAGCCACATTTAGCAGCTTTGGAGAGGGATAAAGAGCTCTTGACATGGATGGAGAAGACGTGGACCAAAGACTTTGAACTAGATAAAGTAGACAAAGTGACATATGATGTGCTACTCTCATATCCTAATAGAACTAACCCTAATAAAATACGGATTCTGAATGAACAAGGTGAAGTAGTTTTCGAGTCTCGGCACATGGAAACTCCACTTCATGAGGATGATCAACATCCTAATTTCATCCATGCATTTAACGCATATGCTCCCGCAGGCGATGTTACTGGGGATTTAGTGTATGTGAACTATGGTCGAGTTGAGGATCTTCAGTATTTGGAAAAGATTGGGGTATCTATCGAAGGAAAAATTTGCATTTCgag ATATGGCAAAATATATCGTGGTAATCGACTCAAAAACTGTCAGGACAAAGGAGCCAAGGGTGTCATCATGTTTTCTGATCCTGCAGATGTAGCAGTACAAGGAACTAAGCCAGAAAATGTGTATCCAAACTCTATATTCCTTCCTGGAACTGGAATACAAAGAGGATCAACATATATTGGAAGTGGCGACCCATTTAGTCCTGGTTGGCCATCAGTCCCTCACAGTTACAGATTGAAAGAATCTGAAGGACTACCAAAATTCCTTCCCAGCCTATTGGATATGATGATGCCAAGAAATTATTGGAAATCATGGGAGGCCAGGACCCTCCAGAAGAATGGAAGGGCAAAGTTGAAGGAGTGTCTTATAAGTTGGGAGATGCCAAAAAAACTGGGTATGAAGGACATAAAGTCCGACTTACGGTCAATAATTTCTTAA
- the LOC139906466 gene encoding glutamate carboxypeptidase 2-like, with protein sequence MEVVRNLEYGLIGSTEFVTDKIHKLKDRAVGLVNTDVCVSGPIAKPGASPGIHGLVLDALKAASDPTGSESNYYDFWTKWWNSDKERHEVPKVKLLTSGSDHDGFAFSAGVPSVDLKFKDDTKKYKGVGQYPMYHTGYETFYLMNNIIDPDFHIHRTCAQTSIHLLLRFADSAVVPYDLDEIPVEMEKGFKEIMQSNVTNDILIPAGVTFKYVRAAINDFKIRCHEFMSNIETRSSSPYDLRALNDQLMYFQKVFLKEQDVIFAPATFNKYGSSVFPVLRDYYHEIDKLTEEELKDRVEEIKRHLSDLMIYIQMASSYLGPIDVL encoded by the exons ATGGAAGTAGTTCGAAATCTAG AATACGGATTAATTGGATCAACAGAGTTTGTTACTGATAAAATTCACAAGCTCAAAGATCGTGCTGTTGGATTAGTGAACACAGATGTTTGTGTTTCCGGACCAATAGCAAAGCCTGGAGCAAGTCCCGGAATACATGGGCTCGTTTTAGATGCTCTTAAAGCCGCTTCAGATCCAACAGGTTCTGAATCAAATTACTATGACTTTTGGACGAAATGGTGGAACTCGGATAAGGAACGTCATGAAGTACCCAAAGTTAAACTATTAACTTCAGGTTCGGACCATGATGGATTTGCATTTTCAGCCGGTGTTCCATCAGTGGATCTGAAATTCAAGGatgataccaaaaaatataaaggagtGGGGCAGTACCCTATGTATCATACAGGctatgaaacattttatttgatgaataacATCATCGATCCGGACTTTCATATCCACCGCACTTGTGCACAAACATCAATTCATCTCCTCCTTCGATTTGCTGATTCAGCTGTGGTTCCCTATGACCTCGACGAAATACCTGTAGAAATGGAGAAGGGCTTTAAGGAAATCATGCAGAGTAATGTGACCAATGATATATTAATCCCTGCTGGAGTCACTTTTAAATACGTGAGAGCGGCCatcaatgattttaaaataagatgCCATGAATTTATGAGTAACATTGAGACTCGAAGTTCGAGTCCTTATGACCTTAGAGCTCTGAATGATCAACTCATGTATTTccagaaagtatttttaaaggaGCAGGACGTGATTTTTGCACCAGCAACATTTAATAAGTACGGATCTTCCGTATTCCCAGTCCTCAGGGATTATTATCATGAAATTGATAAGCTTACAGAGGAAGAGCTCAAGGATAGAGTAGAGGAAATCAAAAGACATTTATCagatttaatgatatatattcaaatggCTTCTAGTTATTTGGGGCCCATcgatgttttataa